The Nocardioides sp. S5 genome includes a window with the following:
- a CDS encoding NADH-quinone oxidoreductase subunit B, translated as MGLEEKLPNGVLLTTVEGVAGYMRKASFWPATFGLACCAIEMMTTGGPKYDLARYGMEVFRASPRQADLMIVAGRVSQKMAPVLRQIYDQMPEPKWVLAMGVCASSGGMFNNYAIVQGVDHVVPVDMYLPGCPPRPEMLIDAILKLHDQVQQTKLGVNRRTEIAELETAALRALPTSDMKGLLR; from the coding sequence ATGGGACTTGAGGAGAAGCTGCCCAACGGGGTCCTGCTGACCACGGTCGAGGGCGTCGCCGGCTACATGCGCAAGGCCTCGTTCTGGCCCGCGACCTTCGGCCTGGCCTGCTGCGCCATCGAGATGATGACCACCGGCGGCCCGAAGTACGACCTCGCCCGCTACGGCATGGAGGTCTTCCGCGCGAGCCCGCGCCAGGCCGACCTGATGATCGTCGCCGGTCGCGTGAGCCAGAAGATGGCCCCGGTCCTGCGCCAGATCTACGACCAGATGCCCGAGCCGAAGTGGGTCCTCGCCATGGGCGTGTGCGCCTCGTCGGGCGGCATGTTCAACAACTACGCGATCGTCCAGGGCGTCGACCACGTCGTCCCCGTGGACATGTACCTCCCCGGCTGCCCGCCGCGCCCGGAGATGCTCATCGACGCGATCCTCAAGCTGCACGACCAGGTCCAGCAGACCAAGCTGGGCGTCAATCGCCGCACCGAGATCGCCGAGCTCGAGACCGCCGCGCTGCGCGCCCTGCCGACCTCGGACATGAAGGGCCTGCTGCGGTGA
- a CDS encoding L,D-transpeptidase family protein, giving the protein MPHHTSSRSSSRAVSLLLALLCTVAVLSAVGPSPSAAAPSSGASVRGFDPMRPGDSGWRVRVLQSRLHQLDLHSEVVTNRFDEETRTGVATFQRRRGWTADGVVDERTWLKVVSLTAQPTTEALHNVYTPGRALLERGDTGMWVRQVQARLKQVRWYDGRVTGRYARSTVVAVRGFQAKRRIPVTGQVDRRTLTRLKDMTSTPTKAELFNIVPQGPALDPRCTTGRAMCVDKSSRSLRWVVDGVVLKTVEVRFGSDELPTREGAFAVFRKSRDHVSSLYDTPMPFAMFFSGGQAVHYSPDFAANGYNGASHGCVNVRDRAAVAWLFDQVRLGDKVIVYRS; this is encoded by the coding sequence ATGCCGCACCACACCTCGTCGCGCAGCTCGTCGCGCGCCGTCTCGCTCCTGCTCGCCCTGCTCTGCACCGTCGCGGTGCTCAGCGCCGTCGGCCCGTCCCCGTCGGCGGCCGCGCCGTCGAGCGGTGCGTCCGTGCGGGGCTTCGATCCGATGCGGCCCGGCGACAGCGGGTGGCGGGTGCGCGTGCTGCAGAGCCGGCTGCACCAGCTCGACCTGCACTCCGAGGTGGTGACCAACCGCTTCGACGAGGAGACCCGCACCGGGGTGGCGACCTTCCAGCGGCGCCGTGGGTGGACCGCCGACGGGGTCGTCGACGAGCGCACCTGGCTCAAGGTCGTCTCGCTCACCGCGCAGCCGACGACGGAGGCGCTGCACAACGTCTACACACCCGGTCGCGCCCTGCTCGAGCGCGGCGACACCGGGATGTGGGTGCGTCAGGTGCAGGCGCGACTCAAGCAGGTCCGGTGGTACGACGGCCGGGTGACGGGCCGCTACGCGCGCTCCACCGTCGTGGCCGTGCGGGGCTTCCAGGCCAAGCGCCGGATCCCGGTCACCGGCCAGGTCGACCGACGCACCCTGACGCGCCTGAAGGACATGACCAGCACGCCCACGAAGGCGGAGCTGTTCAACATCGTGCCGCAGGGACCCGCCCTCGACCCGCGCTGCACGACGGGCCGCGCGATGTGCGTCGACAAGTCGTCGCGCTCGCTGCGCTGGGTGGTCGACGGCGTGGTGCTGAAGACCGTCGAGGTCCGGTTCGGGTCCGACGAGCTGCCGACGCGCGAGGGCGCGTTCGCGGTCTTCCGCAAGTCGCGCGACCACGTCTCGAGCCTCTACGACACCCCGATGCCGTTCGCGATGTTCTTCTCCGGGGGCCAGGCCGTGCACTACTCCCCCGACTTCGCCGCCAACGGCTACAACGGGGCGTCGCACGGCTGCGTCAACGTCCGCGACCGGGCGGCGGTGGCGTGGCTGTTCGACCAGGTCAGGCTCGGCGACAAGGTGATCGTCTACCGGTCCTGA
- a CDS encoding NADH-quinone oxidoreductase subunit D: MSTETSTANQQDLYAAPGETSQGRVFTVTGQDWDSITQSIGDAAEERVVVNMGPQHPSTHGVLRLILELEGETVTEARCGIGYLHTGIEKNMEYRSWVQGTTFCTRMDYLSPFYNEMTYVLGVERLLDIEDDIPEKAQVMRVLLMELNRISSHLVAIATGGMEIGALTVMTIGFRERELVLDLFELITGLRMNHAFFRPGGVAQDLPPGALDEIRDFIALMKKRLPEYAALCNANPIFKGRLEGVGHLDLAGCMALGMTGPVLRSTGYAWDLRKTQPYSGYEDYDFEVQTWDTCDSYGRFRIRLNEMWESLKIVGQCADRLAGLEGAPVMVSDKKIAWPSQLAIGSDGMGNSLDHIRHIMGESMEALIHHFKLVTEGFRVPAGQAYVPIESPRGELGAHVVSDGGTRPFRAHFRDPSFTNLQATSVMSEGGMVADVIVAIASIDPVMGGVDR; the protein is encoded by the coding sequence ATGAGCACCGAGACGAGCACCGCCAACCAGCAGGACCTGTACGCCGCTCCCGGGGAGACGAGCCAGGGCCGCGTCTTCACCGTCACCGGTCAGGACTGGGACTCCATCACCCAGAGCATCGGCGACGCCGCCGAGGAGCGGGTCGTGGTCAACATGGGCCCGCAGCACCCCTCGACGCACGGCGTGCTGCGCCTGATCCTCGAGCTCGAGGGCGAGACGGTCACCGAGGCGCGGTGCGGCATCGGCTACCTGCACACCGGCATCGAGAAGAACATGGAGTACCGCTCCTGGGTGCAGGGCACGACCTTCTGCACCCGCATGGACTACCTCTCGCCGTTCTACAACGAGATGACCTACGTCCTGGGCGTCGAGCGACTGCTCGACATCGAGGACGACATCCCGGAGAAGGCGCAGGTCATGCGCGTGCTCCTGATGGAGCTCAACCGGATCTCCTCCCACCTCGTCGCGATAGCGACCGGCGGCATGGAGATCGGTGCGCTCACCGTCATGACCATCGGCTTCCGCGAGCGCGAGCTGGTGCTCGACCTGTTCGAGCTGATCACCGGCCTGCGGATGAACCACGCGTTCTTCCGCCCCGGCGGTGTCGCGCAAGACCTGCCGCCCGGCGCGCTCGACGAGATCCGCGACTTCATCGCCTTGATGAAGAAGCGCCTGCCCGAGTACGCCGCCCTCTGCAACGCCAACCCGATCTTCAAGGGGCGGCTCGAGGGGGTCGGCCACCTCGACCTGGCCGGCTGCATGGCGCTCGGCATGACCGGACCGGTGCTCCGCTCGACCGGCTACGCGTGGGACCTGCGCAAGACCCAGCCCTACAGCGGCTACGAGGACTACGACTTCGAGGTCCAGACCTGGGACACGTGCGACTCCTACGGCCGCTTCCGCATCCGTCTCAACGAGATGTGGGAGTCGCTGAAGATCGTCGGGCAGTGCGCCGACCGCCTCGCCGGCCTCGAGGGCGCGCCGGTCATGGTGTCCGACAAGAAGATCGCCTGGCCCAGCCAGCTCGCGATCGGCAGCGACGGCATGGGCAACAGCCTCGACCACATCCGCCACATCATGGGGGAGTCGATGGAGGCGCTGATCCATCACTTCAAGCTGGTGACCGAGGGCTTCCGGGTCCCCGCCGGCCAGGCGTACGTCCCGATCGAGTCCCCCCGCGGCGAGCTGGGCGCCCACGTCGTCTCCGACGGCGGCACCCGTCCCTTCCGCGCGCACTTCCGGGACCCGTCGTTCACCAACCTGCAGGCGACGAGCGTGATGAGCGAGGGCGGCATGGTCGCCGACGTCATCGTCGCCATCGCCTCCATCGACCCCGTCATGGGAGGAGTCGACCGATGA
- a CDS encoding NADH-quinone oxidoreductase subunit C, whose amino-acid sequence MSDDKSDENKAARPAEERNLESAKQETGTGSGVAQPAPEQSPENVPAPTGEVHAVGVRHGMFGASGTGDTSGYGGLVSATVFPAPTQRPYGGWFDEVADALEARLSATDLTSAIESVVVHRGEITFHVRREDLPFVAQMLRDDEALRFEFCSGVSGVHYPEDTGRELHAVYHLTSMTHNRRIRVEVTAPDSDPHVPSLVSIYPTLDWHERETYDMFGLIFDGHPALTRVLMPDDWPGHPQRKDYPLGGIPVEYKGGSIPPPDQRRSYN is encoded by the coding sequence GTGAGCGACGACAAGTCCGACGAGAACAAGGCAGCCCGCCCGGCCGAGGAGCGCAACCTCGAGTCGGCCAAGCAGGAGACCGGCACCGGCAGCGGTGTCGCCCAGCCCGCGCCGGAGCAGTCCCCGGAGAACGTCCCCGCGCCGACCGGCGAGGTCCACGCGGTCGGCGTACGCCACGGCATGTTCGGCGCGTCCGGCACCGGCGACACCTCCGGGTACGGCGGCCTGGTGAGCGCCACGGTCTTCCCGGCCCCGACGCAGCGCCCCTACGGCGGCTGGTTCGACGAGGTCGCCGACGCCCTCGAGGCTCGCCTCTCGGCCACCGACCTCACCTCGGCGATCGAGAGCGTGGTCGTCCACCGCGGGGAGATCACCTTCCACGTGCGCCGCGAGGACCTGCCCTTCGTCGCCCAGATGCTGCGCGACGACGAAGCCCTGCGCTTCGAGTTCTGCTCCGGCGTCAGCGGGGTGCACTACCCCGAGGACACCGGCCGCGAGCTGCACGCGGTCTACCACCTCACCTCGATGACCCACAACCGGCGCATCCGGGTCGAGGTGACCGCGCCGGACAGCGACCCGCACGTGCCGAGCCTGGTGAGCATCTACCCGACGCTCGACTGGCACGAGCGCGAGACGTACGACATGTTCGGGCTGATCTTCGACGGTCACCCCGCTCTGACCCGGGTGCTCATGCCGGACGACTGGCCGGGCCACCCGCAGCGCAAGGACTACCCGCTCGGCGGCATCCCCGTGGAGTACAAGGGCGGCAGCATTCCTCCGCCCGACCAGCGCAGGAGCTACAACTGA
- a CDS encoding isochorismate synthase, which produces MTTPASAVPGPAAPLVVRTVPVDLADLPLLDLLPREEPVSWLRRGEGLVGWGVAARLETSGPTRFSDAVKWWAETVARAEVDDRVNEPGTGLVCFGAFAFADDPGESVLVIPQVVLGRRGDRTWLTTVSVEEPTLTTATPPDPPVGLVFSDGALNGEEWMSVVAEAVGRIAAGDLEKVVLARDLIATTDVPLDVRWPLHRLAEHYEMCWTFHVDGIFGATPEMLVRRERGLVTSRVLAGTIRRTGDDDRDLALAATLARSSKDLEEHEYAVRSVADALEPHCSSMNVPEAPFVLHLPNVMHLATDVNGVVHDEATSLELAESLHPSAAVGGTPTPAAIRLIDEIEGMPRDRYAGPVGWMDASGDGEWGIALRSAMVIEEGVRLFAGCGIVASSDPEAELAESQAKFVPVRDALSAG; this is translated from the coding sequence GTGACGACCCCCGCGTCCGCCGTCCCCGGACCTGCCGCGCCCCTCGTGGTGCGCACCGTGCCGGTGGACCTGGCGGACCTCCCGCTCCTCGACCTGCTGCCGCGTGAGGAGCCGGTCAGCTGGCTGCGCCGCGGCGAGGGCCTGGTGGGCTGGGGCGTCGCCGCCCGCCTGGAGACCTCCGGCCCCACCCGGTTCAGCGACGCGGTGAAGTGGTGGGCCGAGACCGTCGCCCGCGCCGAGGTCGACGACCGCGTCAACGAGCCCGGCACCGGGCTGGTGTGCTTCGGAGCCTTCGCGTTCGCCGACGATCCCGGCGAGTCGGTGCTGGTGATCCCGCAGGTCGTCCTGGGCCGGCGCGGTGACCGCACCTGGCTCACCACCGTCTCGGTCGAGGAGCCGACGCTGACCACCGCCACCCCGCCCGACCCGCCCGTTGGCCTCGTCTTCTCCGACGGAGCGCTCAACGGCGAGGAGTGGATGTCGGTCGTCGCGGAGGCCGTCGGACGCATCGCGGCGGGCGACCTGGAGAAGGTGGTCCTGGCCCGCGACCTGATCGCCACCACCGACGTCCCCCTCGACGTGCGTTGGCCGCTGCACCGCCTGGCCGAGCACTACGAGATGTGCTGGACCTTCCACGTCGACGGCATCTTCGGCGCCACCCCCGAGATGCTGGTGCGGCGCGAGCGCGGGCTGGTGACCTCGCGGGTGCTGGCCGGCACGATCCGGCGTACGGGTGACGACGACCGCGACCTGGCGCTCGCGGCCACGCTCGCGCGCTCGTCGAAGGACCTCGAGGAGCACGAGTACGCCGTGCGCTCGGTCGCCGATGCCCTGGAGCCGCACTGCTCGTCGATGAACGTGCCGGAGGCGCCGTTCGTCCTCCACCTGCCCAACGTGATGCACCTGGCCACGGACGTCAACGGCGTCGTCCACGACGAGGCGACGTCGCTGGAGCTCGCGGAGTCGCTGCACCCCTCGGCCGCCGTCGGCGGCACCCCGACACCCGCAGCGATCCGGCTGATCGACGAGATCGAGGGCATGCCGCGCGACCGCTACGCCGGTCCGGTCGGCTGGATGGACGCCTCGGGCGACGGCGAGTGGGGCATCGCGCTGCGCTCGGCGATGGTCATCGAGGAGGGCGTACGCCTCTTCGCCGGGTGCGGCATCGTCGCCAGCTCCGACCCCGAGGCCGAGCTCGCCGAGTCGCAGGCCAAGTTCGTCCCGGTGCGCGACGCGCTCAGCGCCGGCTGA
- a CDS encoding AMP-binding protein: protein MPAQESPLTRLTRHARARALEVAVAEPSGASWSTLTWNELYRRVIDGAAGMIEAGVDPGSVVVIRVPTGIRLLELELATRIAGAVPLLLPEHLDPAEVARLLDEIEVRLVIVDHESRLALLRRAALAEAQLFECDDRSWERLRGMGLERRKRQPDVLAWVDGVRADAPSSAVLGLPREKGPAWLFRPESSGALSDLAADDVVVLTGEAADRFTTVVRDAHLSAGCVLVWVERPERLEAALAHFSPTHVLLDHTVARVLEDLIEAGTVDGAPWHPTPREVLEATSARVAEARLGSRGRRLADEVSALVPWWGGRVRVLALDARVNRTISGLATTLGIRVGRIAHHPAIRLDLGREHAVVQVPAAPTAEAASELLPRRGGRTSDLDSAFSLAGAPGS from the coding sequence GTGCCTGCTCAGGAATCGCCGCTCACGCGGCTCACGCGCCACGCCCGCGCACGCGCCCTCGAGGTCGCCGTCGCCGAGCCGAGCGGCGCGTCCTGGTCGACGCTGACCTGGAACGAGCTCTACCGCCGCGTCATCGACGGCGCCGCCGGCATGATCGAGGCCGGGGTCGATCCCGGCTCGGTCGTCGTCATCCGGGTGCCCACCGGCATCCGGCTGCTCGAGCTCGAGCTCGCCACCCGCATCGCCGGCGCCGTGCCGCTGCTGCTGCCCGAGCACCTCGACCCTGCCGAGGTCGCGCGACTCCTCGACGAGATCGAGGTGCGCCTGGTGATCGTCGACCACGAGAGCCGCCTGGCCCTGCTGCGCCGCGCGGCCCTCGCCGAGGCACAGCTCTTCGAGTGCGACGACCGCTCCTGGGAGCGGCTGCGCGGGATGGGCCTCGAGCGCCGCAAGCGCCAGCCCGACGTGCTGGCCTGGGTGGACGGCGTACGCGCCGACGCCCCGAGCAGCGCCGTGCTCGGCCTGCCGCGGGAGAAGGGCCCGGCCTGGCTCTTCCGCCCCGAGTCGTCCGGCGCGCTGTCCGACCTCGCCGCCGACGACGTCGTCGTGCTCACCGGCGAGGCCGCCGACCGCTTCACCACCGTCGTGCGCGACGCGCACCTCAGTGCCGGCTGCGTCCTGGTCTGGGTCGAGCGTCCCGAGCGGCTCGAGGCGGCGCTCGCGCACTTCTCGCCCACCCACGTCCTGCTCGACCACACCGTCGCCCGCGTCCTGGAGGACCTCATCGAGGCGGGCACCGTCGACGGCGCCCCCTGGCACCCGACCCCGCGGGAGGTCCTCGAGGCGACCTCGGCGCGCGTGGCGGAGGCTCGCCTGGGGTCGCGTGGCCGCAGGCTCGCCGACGAGGTCTCCGCCCTCGTGCCGTGGTGGGGCGGTCGGGTCCGCGTGCTCGCCCTGGACGCGCGGGTGAACCGCACGATCAGCGGTCTGGCCACCACCCTGGGCATCCGCGTCGGTCGGATCGCGCACCACCCCGCGATCCGGTTGGACCTGGGCCGGGAGCACGCCGTGGTGCAGGTTCCCGCGGCGCCGACCGCCGAGGCGGCCTCGGAGCTGCTGCCGCGGCGCGGCGGCCGCACCAGCGACCTCGACAGCGCCTTCTCCCTCGCGGGCGCACCCGGGAGCTGA
- a CDS encoding demethylmenaquinone methyltransferase — protein sequence MARADLDKQPTDVRRMFDTVAKRYDLTNDLMTAGIQRSWRRSMVAAVGPRRGDLVLDLAAGTGCSSEPFAAYGATAVPCDFSVGMLQQGRKDRPGLPFVAGDGTRLPFLDDTFDAVTISYGLRNFVDPVKGLREMLRVTRPGGRLVVCEFSTPTNGAFRSLYMDGFMRALPRIASVTASASDAYVYLAESILAWPDQAGLADLVAEAGWKNPEWRNLTGGIVALHRATA from the coding sequence GTGGCCCGCGCTGACCTGGACAAGCAACCGACCGACGTACGTCGCATGTTCGACACCGTCGCGAAGCGCTACGACCTCACCAACGACCTCATGACGGCCGGGATCCAGCGCAGCTGGCGGCGCTCGATGGTCGCGGCGGTCGGGCCTCGTCGGGGCGACCTGGTGCTCGACCTCGCCGCCGGCACGGGCTGCTCCAGCGAGCCCTTCGCCGCCTACGGCGCCACCGCTGTGCCGTGCGACTTCTCCGTGGGGATGCTGCAGCAGGGCCGCAAGGACCGACCGGGCCTTCCCTTCGTGGCCGGCGACGGCACGCGGCTGCCGTTCCTCGACGACACCTTCGACGCCGTCACCATCTCCTACGGCCTGCGCAACTTCGTCGACCCGGTGAAGGGCCTGAGGGAGATGCTCCGCGTCACCCGCCCCGGCGGTCGGCTCGTCGTGTGCGAGTTCAGCACCCCGACCAACGGCGCGTTCCGGTCGCTCTACATGGACGGCTTCATGCGCGCGCTGCCGCGGATCGCATCGGTGACCGCCAGCGCGAGCGACGCCTACGTCTACCTCGCCGAGTCGATCCTCGCCTGGCCCGACCAGGCCGGGCTCGCCGACCTGGTCGCCGAGGCGGGCTGGAAGAACCCGGAGTGGCGCAACCTCACCGGCGGCATCGTGGCCCTGCACCGCGCGACCGCCTGA
- a CDS encoding NADH-quinone oxidoreductase subunit A → MELYTPVLALALLATGFAVFSVVISAFTGPKRYNRAKLDSYECGIEPTPQPIGGGRIPVKYFITAMLFIIFDIEIIFLYPWAVHFDAMALFGLVEMVLFIGTVFVAYAYVWRRGGLDWD, encoded by the coding sequence ATGGAGCTCTACACCCCGGTCCTCGCCCTGGCGCTGCTCGCGACGGGCTTCGCGGTCTTCTCCGTCGTCATCAGCGCCTTCACCGGACCCAAGCGCTACAACCGGGCGAAGCTCGACTCCTACGAGTGCGGCATCGAGCCGACGCCGCAGCCGATCGGCGGCGGCCGCATCCCGGTGAAGTACTTCATCACCGCGATGCTCTTCATCATCTTCGACATCGAGATCATCTTCCTCTACCCCTGGGCCGTCCACTTCGACGCGATGGCACTGTTCGGGCTGGTCGAGATGGTCCTCTTCATCGGCACGGTCTTCGTCGCCTACGCATATGTGTGGCGACGCGGCGGACTGGATTGGGACTGA
- a CDS encoding MBL fold metallo-hydrolase, whose protein sequence is MQITKLGHACVRVQGDGGVVVIDPGVFTDPSALDGADAVLITHEHADHVHPDHLRGTDVGIWTIEAVARLLRDQAPDVAARVTVVRPGDRLEVAGTSVEVVGEKHAVIHPDYDRFDNSGYVLESGGTSVYHPGDALTAPGRPVDVLLAPVSAPWLKVSEAVDFVREVGAPTSLGIHDRIYSDVGLDMVASHMANLLPAGQSFERREPGQRL, encoded by the coding sequence GTGCAGATCACCAAGCTCGGCCACGCCTGCGTCCGTGTCCAGGGCGACGGCGGTGTCGTCGTCATCGACCCGGGCGTCTTCACCGACCCCTCGGCGCTCGACGGCGCCGACGCGGTGCTCATCACCCACGAGCACGCCGACCACGTGCACCCCGACCACCTGCGCGGCACCGACGTGGGCATCTGGACGATCGAGGCGGTCGCCCGACTGCTCCGTGACCAGGCTCCTGACGTCGCGGCGCGGGTCACCGTCGTACGCCCCGGCGACCGCCTCGAGGTCGCGGGCACGTCGGTGGAGGTGGTGGGCGAGAAGCACGCCGTGATCCACCCCGACTACGACCGCTTCGACAACTCCGGCTACGTCCTGGAGTCCGGTGGCACCAGCGTCTACCACCCCGGCGACGCCCTCACCGCGCCCGGACGACCCGTCGACGTGCTGCTGGCGCCGGTGAGCGCACCGTGGCTGAAGGTGTCGGAGGCGGTCGACTTCGTGCGCGAGGTGGGCGCGCCCACGTCGCTCGGCATCCACGACCGCATCTACAGCGACGTCGGCCTCGACATGGTGGCCTCGCACATGGCCAACCTGCTCCCCGCCGGGCAGTCCTTCGAGCGCCGCGAGCCCGGCCAGCGGCTCTGA
- a CDS encoding glycoside hydrolase family 16 protein — MSARRVLAGSVAALLLPASLLLSTETGSATDPATRSASVAVTKKANQKISLEVLPQIVQQGKRTASANSAKAGVTATIKPVKVGRKVVLEQLNGSSWKKVGTAKQERSGRAHFSAVASKGGAAVTYRVVAQKFKGLKKVTSDTADTAQWLVPTFTDEFSGSTLNPVWSMRGQDYEPTSKRKCSKGDPKAVKVGAGALRLSVIKDRGAKGKCLAKSRKEKKRIAYRLNGHVGTKDGFSFKYGVAAARIKMHKNQGQHSSFWSQPTNENGPHTDGHEIDVIEYFGDKHPQGGLTSFIHWYKGNKLIKTGSWIKDSKSFLKNKRDGWSKNYHVFSVKWDPSKIVFYIDGKETWRTSARVSKEQQYLILSLLASDYEALEMSDKKLPQHMYVDWVRVWETPQA, encoded by the coding sequence ATGTCTGCACGCCGCGTGCTCGCAGGCAGCGTCGCCGCGCTGCTCCTGCCCGCGTCCCTTCTCCTGTCGACCGAGACCGGGTCGGCCACCGACCCCGCGACGCGTTCCGCGTCGGTCGCGGTGACGAAGAAGGCGAACCAGAAGATCTCGCTGGAGGTGCTTCCCCAGATCGTCCAGCAGGGCAAGCGCACGGCCAGCGCCAACTCGGCCAAGGCCGGCGTCACCGCCACCATCAAGCCGGTCAAGGTCGGCCGCAAGGTCGTGCTCGAGCAGCTCAACGGCTCGTCGTGGAAGAAGGTCGGCACCGCCAAGCAGGAGAGGTCGGGCCGCGCCCACTTCTCCGCCGTTGCCTCCAAGGGTGGCGCGGCCGTGACCTACCGGGTCGTCGCCCAGAAGTTCAAGGGCCTCAAGAAGGTCACCAGCGACACCGCCGACACCGCGCAGTGGCTGGTCCCGACCTTCACCGACGAGTTCTCCGGCAGCACCCTGAACCCGGTGTGGAGCATGCGCGGCCAGGACTACGAGCCGACCAGCAAGCGCAAGTGCTCCAAGGGCGACCCGAAGGCCGTCAAGGTCGGCGCGGGCGCGCTGCGTCTGAGCGTCATCAAGGACCGCGGGGCCAAGGGCAAGTGCCTGGCGAAGTCGCGCAAGGAGAAGAAGCGGATCGCCTACCGCCTCAACGGCCACGTCGGCACCAAGGACGGCTTCAGCTTCAAGTACGGCGTCGCTGCCGCCCGCATCAAGATGCACAAGAACCAGGGCCAGCACTCCAGCTTCTGGTCGCAGCCGACCAACGAGAACGGCCCGCACACCGACGGCCACGAGATCGACGTCATCGAGTACTTCGGCGACAAGCACCCGCAGGGCGGCCTCACGAGCTTCATCCACTGGTACAAGGGCAACAAGCTCATCAAGACCGGCTCGTGGATCAAGGACTCGAAGTCGTTCCTGAAGAACAAGCGCGACGGCTGGTCGAAGAACTACCACGTGTTCTCGGTCAAGTGGGACCCGAGCAAGATCGTCTTCTACATCGACGGCAAGGAGACCTGGCGCACGTCGGCCCGCGTCTCCAAGGAGCAGCAGTACCTCATCCTGAGCCTGCTGGCCTCCGACTACGAGGCGCTGGAGATGAGCGACAAGAAGCTCCCGCAGCACATGTACGTCGACTGGGTCCGCGTGTGGGAGACCCCGCAGGCCTGA
- the nuoE gene encoding NADH-quinone oxidoreductase subunit NuoE, with product MTEPTTGLDEKTWTELREIAARYPQARSGLLPMLHLVQSVEGRITPEGIEACAEVLGISAAEVNGVATFYTMYKRKPVGDYHVGVCTNTLCAVMGGDLIFERLKDHLDVGNDETTEDAPGLKSITLEHVECNAACDYAPVMMVNWEFMDNQTPESAVRVVDDLRAGKEVHSTRGPRLCTWREAERVLAGFPDDRADEGPAAGPSSLVGLKIAREKGWTAPEGEK from the coding sequence ATGACCGAGCCCACGACCGGCCTCGACGAGAAGACCTGGACCGAGCTGCGCGAGATCGCGGCCCGCTACCCCCAGGCCCGTTCCGGCCTGCTCCCGATGCTGCACCTCGTGCAGTCGGTCGAGGGGCGCATCACCCCCGAGGGCATCGAGGCCTGCGCGGAGGTCCTCGGCATCAGTGCCGCCGAGGTCAACGGTGTCGCGACCTTCTACACGATGTACAAGCGCAAGCCCGTCGGCGACTACCACGTCGGGGTCTGCACCAACACGCTGTGCGCGGTGATGGGCGGCGACCTGATCTTCGAGCGGCTCAAGGACCACCTCGACGTCGGCAACGACGAGACCACCGAGGACGCCCCCGGCCTGAAGAGCATCACCCTCGAGCACGTCGAGTGCAACGCGGCGTGCGACTACGCCCCGGTGATGATGGTCAACTGGGAGTTCATGGACAACCAGACCCCCGAGTCGGCCGTCCGGGTCGTCGACGACCTGCGCGCCGGCAAGGAGGTCCACTCGACCCGCGGTCCGCGACTGTGCACCTGGCGCGAGGCCGAGCGCGTGCTCGCCGGCTTCCCCGACGACCGCGCCGACGAAGGGCCGGCCGCCGGCCCGTCCTCGCTGGTCGGGCTGAAGATCGCCCGTGAGAAGGGCTGGACCGCTCCGGAGGGAGAGAAGTGA